A region of Pseudochaenichthys georgianus unplaced genomic scaffold, fPseGeo1.2 scaffold_450_arrow_ctg1, whole genome shotgun sequence DNA encodes the following proteins:
- the LOC117442668 gene encoding photoreceptor cilium actin regulator gives MEADPGKEKDSLYQQERKIVHLRNSSDSKGLSKNYVATNLSSSQEETADIQDGGNLSVPESKVPPYTVVRNQQPATPPLSRGRMLPSTPSATSSVHRRLPSPHNVKRQPTPPSSASPPVNKKLYTPPSSQGRLFSPPVTKQIFFKSNSSSSYPFKAPSPPASPKVQRWSRENSSEDLTSSRMLSNARSVFGPSSPSLFEAQPCPVPHPPQAWTSTRVSFLSRSFENRGRFPVSAQGPRLFIRRSHSDRRPSLNQPPRSSGISVAETCGSEPSLNSQGLDDEPTRYEEQWGSQSNLRTTLRSASHPDLCVVGQALHLD, from the exons ATGGAAGCAGACCCGGGAAAGGAAAAGGATTCCTTGTACCAACAAGAGAGGAAGATCGTACACCTAAGAAACTCTTCAGACTCAAAAGGATTGTCAAAAAATTATGTAGCAACAAACCTATCTTCCAGTCAAGAAGAAACAGCCGACATACAAGATGGAGGCAACCTTTCAGTGCCTGAATCTAAAGTGCCTCCTTACACAGTGGTAAGGAACCAACAACCAGCAACACCACCCTTGTCTAGGGGGCGAATGTTACCCTCCACACCTTCTGCAACAAGCAGTGTACATCGAAGACTTCCCAGTCCTCATAACGTCAAAAGACAACCTACTCCACCTTCTTCAGCAAGCCCACCTGTAAACAAGAAACTCTATACACCACCATCATCACAGGGAAGACTTTTCAGCCCACCTGTAACAaagcagattttttttaaatcaaattcaTCCTCCTCCTACCCTTTCAAAGCACCTTCTCCACCAGCTTCGCCAAAAGTACAAAGATGGTCAAGGGAGAACAGCAGTGAAGATTTAACTAGTAGTCGGATGCTCAGTAATGCACGTTCAGTCTTCGGCCCTTCATCCCCATCCCTGTTTGAGGCCCAGCCTTGTCCAGTTCCTCATCCCCCTCAAGCGTGGACCTCTACAAGGGTTTCTTTTCTCTCACGTTCTTTTGAGAATCGTGGGAGGTTTCCTGTGTCTGCTCAAGGACCTCGATTATTTATCCGACGTAGCCATTCGGACCGAAGGCCAAGTCTGAATCAGCCACCAAGATCCTCAGGCATCTCGGTGGCTGAGACTTGTGGGAGTGAGCCATCATTAAACTCACAGGG GCTGGACGATGAACCAACCAGATATGAAGAACAATGGGGGAGCCAATCAAACCTAAGAACtacactacgctctgcatcacaCCCGGACCTGTGTGTTGTTGGACAGGCCTTGCACCTAGACTAA
- the LOC139433436 gene encoding photoreceptor cilium actin regulator-like → MGCSPSKGNHFGVLGPMRKGRMLPPAPQESPRDSHFDDAEKRYSTGSTDVDTKERKAAGQTQVLQKKARITPQKKRYVTEPAPEAVNMDKAGSQGMDNNTVSQKKDKNVDKQDAAEKKPARKQKKNTRGVKGLKKKDKEKRPTEQKVDFPEPLVKAHKAAYAFLNPSINKYDLLLGLLEEATQTQVSVQTMVAFMALRYEEIIQGLEEMADEGEQVFKENGEHLSWPSQIKNLSLSPPSKSGSANIEPPPDLLQQLLQYTTQRMQNVSQTVGSIWESALEEAVEYFASVSELLEEKLKVKRTIETRLMRVLSRIEMASLRKPGPEDSALFSEDSGIGAESESLAGSERRLRRESCASSGTNRTTPVSQMEYSSMNSRHKASRQKIGSQISPSVSLTSLNSLGSTCTIMANNKRDSLLGSVSLDFGEDDDNDDDHDHDDDDDEQIGSCMVDVGFRKRSNSSPLNREQLQPRRLPPKRIENPQNVEMTLRMKNAISGRIQFVPSQNAGAKTKVVGSPKNSRRQWTDEERSPRRPQTTAPTRKAAVKKTPVSKERRSQSEESLRSKAEDPTLLELERTQKDLDQRLQRMGKSKPGGNMKTAPPKQNQGTSPAQSPAKNRKHPSLQKNSNSQLIDDKAVLTRRNSKKLEAASVVEDDKLKDKKTSKGPIKATPPPSPPASPRPPSGLYRGRKSVKRLIDTFSQGIEDLEVLKSLGPLIGVRKCGVPVLPGLGNVEAVLSTGITSWSFIWCIG, encoded by the exons ATGGGCTGCTCACCATCCAAAGGCAACCATTTTGGGGTTCTGGGTCCCATGAGGAAGGGCAGAATGCTCCCCCCTGCACCTCAAGAAAGCCCCAGAGATTCCCACTTTGATGATGCAGAGAAGCGTTATTCAACTGGTTCAACAGATGTGGATACAAAGGAGAGAAAGGCAGCTGGACAAACCCAGGTACTTCAGAAAAAAGCTCGTATAACACCACAAAAAAAGAGATATGTGACAGAGCCAGCCCCTGAAGCAGTAAACATGGATAAAGCGGGGAGTCAAGGAATGGACAACAACACAGTTTCACAGAAAAAGGACAAAAATGTTGACAAGCAGGATGCAGCAGAAAAAAAGCCTGCCaggaaacaaaagaaaaataccAGAGGTGTTAAGGGGCTTAAAAAGAAAGACAAGGAAAAACGACCTACCGAACAGAAAGTGGACTTCCCAGAACCTTTGGTAAAAGCTCACAAAGCTGCTTATGCCTTTTTAAATCCTAGCATAAACAAATATGATCTTCTACTAGGACTTTTGGAAGAAGCAACCCAAACTCAGGTTTCTGTGCAGACTATGGTTGCTTTTATGGCTCTACGCTACGAGGAAATAATTCAGGGTCTTGAGGAGATGGCAGATGAGGGAGAACAAGTTTTTAAAGAGAATGGAGAGCATCTTTCTTGGCCAAGTCAAATTAAAAACCTGTCATTGTCCCCACCTTCAAAGTCTGGTTCGGCTAATATTGAGCCCCCACCGgatttgttgcagcagctgcttCAGTACACTACACAGAGAATGCAAAATGTAAGCCAGACTGTTGGCAGTATTTGGGAGTCTGCTTTGGAGGAGGCAGTGGAATATTTTGCATCTGTCTCAGAGCTTTTAGAGGAGAAACTAAAAGTTAAACGTACAATAGAGACCAGGCTAATGCGAGTCTTGTCTCGTATTGAAATGGCCTCTCTGCGCAAGCCTGGGCCAGAGGATTCTGCTCTCTTTAGCGAGGACAGTGGTATTGGGGCTGAGAGTGAATCCCTTGCTGGATCTGAAAGACGCCTTAGACGAGAGAGTTGTGCGTCATCTGGGACAAATAGAACGACTCCTGTCAGCCAAATGGAATACAGCTCCATGAACAGTAGGCACAAAGCATCCAGGCAAAAGATTGGAAGTCAAATAAGTCCAAGCGTTTCCCTCACATCACTTAACTCACTGGGTTCAACTTGTACCATAATGGCTAATAACAAAAGAGACTCATTGCTAGGTTCAGTCTCCTTAGATTTTGGAGAGGATGACGACAATGATGATGATCATgatcatgatgatgatgatgatgaacagATAGGTAGCTGCATGGTAGACGTAGGATTTAGAAAGCGATCAAATTCTTCACCTTTAAACCGGGAACAGCTACAACCACGCCGTCTACCCCCAAAGCGAATAGAGAATCCTCAAAATGTCGAAATGACTCTAAGAATGAAAAATGCTATAAGTGGTAGGATACAATTTGTCCCATCGCAGAATGCTGGTGCCAAAACCAAGGTAGTTGGCAGCCCAAAAAACAGTAGACGCCAGTGGACGGACGAAGAAAGGTCTCCGAGGAGGCCTCAAACCACAGCACCTACTCGGAAGGCAGCGGTAAAAAAGACCCCTGTGTCTAAAGAGCGACGTTCCCAATCAGAAGAATCCTTGCGGAGCAAAGCGGAAGATCCTACTCTGCTTGAACTAGAAAGGACACAGAAGGATTTAGATCAGAGGTTGCAAAGAATGGGTAAAAGCAAGCCAGGAGGAAACATGAAGACTGCCCCACCGAAACAAAATCAAGGAACCTCACCAGCACAATCTCCAGCAAAAAATCGCAAACATCCCTCACTACAAAAGAACAGCAATTCCCAACTAATTGATGACAAAGCAGTCCTTACAAGGCGCAACAGTAAAAAACTGGAGGCAGCAAGTGTGGTGGAAGATGATAAACTGAAGGACAAGAAAACATCTAAGGGTCCTATAAAAGCCACCCCACCCCCTAGCCCTCCTGCATCACCACGGCCACCTTCAGGCCTCTACAGAGGCAGGAAGTCAGTGAAAAGACTGATTGATACCTTCAGTCAAGGAATAGAGGATCTCGAAGTTCTTAAAAGTCTTGGGCCTCTCATAGGAGTAAGGAAGTGTGGCGTTCCTGTGTTACCGGGTTTAGGGAATGTAGAAGCCGTGCTGAGCACCGGAATAACCAGCT GGTCTTTCATCTGGTGTATCGGATGA